One genomic segment of Hordeum vulgare subsp. vulgare chromosome 2H, MorexV3_pseudomolecules_assembly, whole genome shotgun sequence includes these proteins:
- the LOC123429836 gene encoding cytochrome c6, chloroplastic → MHQLPLAARPPAPRSHCSGSRMACLSSLKQASASLAVAARRCAAAPLVAASLLLAAAAASPVMPAGTPQAFAQSQGAALFRKACIGCHDTGGNILQPGATLSMKDLERNGVATEEDIYNITYYGKGRMPGYGEKCTPRGQCTFGPRLPEEDIKMLAAFVKSQAENGWPKVDGDVE, encoded by the exons ATGCACCAGCTTCCTCTCGCCGCGCGGCCGCCGGCGCCGCGGTCTCACTGTTCCGGGAGTAGGATGGCGTGCCTCTCCAGTCTGAAGCAGGCGTCGGCCTCTCTCGCCGTGGCCGCAAGACGGTGCGCGGCCGCGCCTCTCGTGGCTGCGtcgctcctcctcgccgccgcggctGCGTCTCCTGTCATGCCTGCCGGCACCCCACAAG CGTTTGCACAATCCCAAGGCGCGGCGCTGTTCCGTAAGGCGTGCATCGGGTGCCACGACACGGGAGGGAACATCCTACAGCCA GGTGCCACGCTCTCCATGAAGGATCTTGAGAG AAATGGAGTTGCCACGGAGGAAGATATATACAACATCACTTATTACGGGAAGGGAAGGATGCCG GGTTATGGGGAGAAATGCACGCCGAGAGGGCAGTGCACCTTCGGCCCCAGGCTGCCTGAAGAGGATATCAAGATGCTTGCAGCATTTGTCAAATCTCAAGCAGAGAACGGGTGGCCAAAGGTCGACGGTGATGTCGAGTGA